A region from the Silene latifolia isolate original U9 population chromosome 7, ASM4854445v1, whole genome shotgun sequence genome encodes:
- the LOC141592655 gene encoding GTP 3',8-cyclase, mitochondrial, with protein sequence MWRYIPKAFSSCRRLKFCSDLVNVKRGSYLSSHVNASQCLIDGQSRISMVHMYTTACSKIVEDASKDKPTSDMLIDSFGRLHTYLRISLTERCNLRCQYCMPADGVELTPGGNLLSQDEIVRLGNLFVSAGVNKIRLTGGEPTIRKDIEEICSRLSEFEGLKTLAITTNGITLARKLPKLKECGLTSLNISLDTLVPAKFEFMTRRKGHHKVMESINAAVDLGYNPVKVNCVVMRGFNEEEMCDFVELTREKPINIRFIEFMPFDGNVWNVKKLVPYSEMLETVVKKFPGLKRLNDHPTETAKNFEIEGHSGTVSFITSMTEHFCAGCNRLRILADGNLKVCLFGASEVSLRDPMRSGADDSELREIIGRMVKRKKASHAGMFDIANTANRPMIHIGG encoded by the exons ATGTGGCGATATATACCAAAAGCGTTTTCCAGCTGCAGAAGACTCAAATTTTGTTCAGACTTG GTTAATGTTAAGAGAGGATCATATTTAAGTAGTCATGTCAATGCTTCTCAATGTTTGATTGATGGTCAATCAAGAATCTCCATGGTGCATATGTATACAACTGCTTGCTCTAAGATAGTTGAGGATGCTTCAAAAGATAAACCAACTTCTGATATGTTAATTGATTCATTTGGGAGACTGCATACTTACTTGAGGATTTCATTGACGGAACGTTGCAACTTAAGGTGTCAGTACTGCATGCCTGCAGATGGGGTAGAGCTGACTCCTGGCGGTAATCTCCTCTCACAGGACGAGATTGTGCGTTTGGGGAATCTTTTCGTTAGCGCCGGAGTGAATAAAATACGTTTGACCGGGGGAGAGCCTACAATTAGAAAAGATATTGAAGAGATTTGCTCGCGGTTGTCTGAATTTGAAGGTCTGAAGACTCTGGCCATAACAACCAATGGAATTACTCTCGCCAGAAAATTGCCAAAGCTAAAAGAGTGCGGACTTACGTCGTTAAATATTAGCTTAGATACACTAGTTCCTGCAAAATTCGAATTCATGACTCGGCGGAAAGGGCATCACAAGGTTATGGAGTCGATTAATGCTGCTGTTGATCTTGGTTACAATCCTGTAAAA GTCAATTGTGTTGTAATGCGTGGTTTTAATGAAGAGGAGATGTGCGACTTTGTTGAATTAACGCGTGAGAAGCCAATCAATATCAGGTTCATCGAGTTCATGCCATTTGATGGAAATGTTTGGAACGTCAAGAAACTTGTACCTTATTCTGAGATGTTGGAGACGGTG GTAAAGAAGTTTCCAGGACTAAAGAGACTCAATGATCACCCTACTGAGACAGCAAAGAATTTTGAGATTGAGGGACATTCCGGAACTGTTTCCTTTATTACATCGATGACTGAGCATTTTTGTGCGGGTTGCAATCGGCTGCGAATACTAGCAGATGGGAACCTTAAAGTTTGCCTCTTTGGTGCATCAGAG GTGAGCTTGAGAGACCCTATGCGTAGTGGTGCTGATGACAGCGAGCTCAGGGAGATAATTGGAAGAATG GTGAAACGAAAGAAAGCTTCTCATGCGGGGATGTTTGATATTGCAAATACTGCAAATAGACCAATGATACATATCGGTGGTTGA
- the LOC141592657 gene encoding tubby-like protein 8: protein MAGLKKPTILRQISYNSHYSNPLIDHKNSENCSEKCTDTVKITPLGAHLCLNKNVDKKDSKNPMKFTKVGNFSDDKENAGVNEGELFNLKNKNPKNLSGNLKECKKDRILKPGSSSSLQLCIQMNEPDSSFGFGFGFGLKGYDAGEETESAKSVNVWDFSDSEAAPVSSWSTLPNRALLCRTLPMDVGRCTCIIQKEAAPHGLGGGSIYSLFTNEGQGRQNRKLAVAHHKRRNGRSIFIIAQNAKGLMSFSDDSFVGAVTSNLMGSRYYVYDQGRSPRRKLVKESKLLQAVVEFTPTIRTWTGSYRSMRAWIPKQQQPLQSKNTNTQQMKGLPLEWDGNQVQLLHSKVPYYNKSSKQYELDFREKVKAGLKIQSSVKNFQLTMEENGRQTILQLCRIGKSKYILDYRHPLTGYQAFCICLASIDPKLCCTV from the exons ATGGCTGGATTAAAGAAACCCACAATTTTAAGACAAATTTCCTACAATTCCCACTATTCAAACCCTCTAATTGATCACAAAAACAGTGAAAATTGCAGTGAAAAATGTACTGACACTGTAAAAATTACTCCTTTAGGTGCACACCTTTGCCTCAACAAAAATGTTGATAAAAAAGACAGTAAAAATCCAATGAAATTTACCAAAGTTGGAAACTTTAGTGATGATAAGGAAAATGCAGGGGTGAATGAAGGTGAATTATTTAATTTGAAGAATAAAAATCCTAAAAATTTAAGTGGAAATTTGAAGGAATGTAAAAAAGATAGAATTTTGAAGCCTGGTTCATCTTCTTCTCTTCAATTGTGTATACAAATGAATGAACCCGACTCGAGTTTTGGGTTTGGGTTCGGGTTTGGGTTAAAGGGTTATGATGCTGGTGAGGAGACGGAGAGCGCGAAATCAGTGAATGTTTGGGATTTTTCTGACTCTGAAGCTGCTCCTGTTTCTTCCTGGTCTACCTTGCCAAATAG GGCTTTGCTGTGTAGAACATTGCCAATGGATGTTGGAAGGTGCACTTGTATAATTCAGAAGGAGGCAGCTCCTCATGGACTTGGTGGTGGTTCTATCTACTCTCTTTTTACCAAT GAGGGTCAAGGCAGACAGAACAGAAAGCTAGCTGTTGCTCACCATAAACGACGAAATGGGCGGTCTATCTTCATCATTGCACAGAATGCAAAAGGGTTAATGTCTTTCTCAGACGATAGCTTCGTTGGTGCAGTTACGTCTAATCTCATGGGTTCCAGATATTATGTATATGATCAG GGTCGCTCTCCAAGGAGGAAACTTGTTAAAGAGTCGAAATTACTTCAAGCTGTTGTCGA ATTTACTCCGACCATACGTACATGGACCGGAAGCTATAGAAGTATGAGAGCATGGATCCCCAAGCAGCAGCAGCCATTGCAGTCGAAGAATACAAATACTCAACAAATGAAAGGATTGCCCTTAGAGTGGGACGGTAACCAAGTTCAACTATTACATTCAAAGGTTCCGTATTATAACAAG AGCTCCAAGCAATATGAACTGGATTTCAGAGAAAAGGTAAAAGCTGGACTTAAAATCCAAAGTTCAGTGAAGAACTTTCAGCTTACTATGGAG GAAAATGGAAGACAGACTATTCTACAACTTTGTAGGATAGGCAAATCAAAATATATACTCGATTACAG GCATCCATTGACgggatatcaagcgttttgtATATGCTTGGCTTCGATTGATCCAAAACTTTGCTGTACAGTCTGA